The genomic stretch CTCAGGGTAAAATTCAATGGTACAGCTAAACGGGAAGTACGAGATCACATTTCAAGGATTAAAAAGATTAAACTTTAAGATATATTttagatatatttttaaatgtcatatttttgtattttttaattatgcAGCAAGCTCTAAGCAGGAACAAGCTCTGCACAAGCAGTGTGTTCTAAGAACTATGCCTACGTTAAAAATAGACTAAGAGAATAAGAGACctaacctcaaattaaagttttttttttttttttggcaaaatgaTTATTCATTTTGCATAGAGAAGTGGAGCATGTGACCTACCATTGTTCCTGTCCCTGAGGTGGTCGACATCCCGGACAGTATTAATGGAGAGATTATTAATCACACTGCCGGGAGTGACATAAGGGTCAGTTTCAGGGTCAATGTTTGGATATCCTTTCCAAGGCTCACCAGGGCGAAATTCTGTCAAACAAGAAGGACATTAGCATTTCTCAGAAAGCATTTTACCAGCCAAACTCTCAAGAAAGCTACAAAGAAATTCCACAGTGCTCTAAACCCGGGCCAGCTGCTTCATATATTAAGGCCAAATATTTGGTTATACAagtctgttctgtttttttggggcaAATCTGCAGTGTATTTGTGCTTTTAACGTAAAACAGGGAGATCAGCATCGGTGAATATGGACATGCCACCACTGGTTATACATATTGTCAGATATTGTGCACCTGTACATTTAACCAGCCCTAAACTTGACCTGTGACCGTCGCAGTGACAGCGCTGcaataataaaatcaaaataaCTCCTCACCTGGAGGCCAGTTGACATTGCTGGAGCCATGTGGCGATTTGGCACGGTTTGGCCAGCCGTCTCCCACAGATCCAGGAGGGCTGACAGGAGAGTTACTGGTATTCATGAAGTCATACGGACCAAAGGGGGAATCTTCAAGCCTCAGTCCAGAGGAGATAGCACCTGTTCAACAAGAGGGCATTACATCGACCTTTTAGAATCCTCTTTCTCTCAAACACTTAACCTTTAATGGGTTATTTCCACCCTAAATTAGCATCGAAAAAAGAACAGCTCATAGGTTTCTACAATTTCAGATGACACAACGTGCTTAAAAACCTTTGGAATCTACATACATTTCTTGCCACAAATCCAAAAAGTAAGGaaaacattgaacttcaatatactgtacattgttaAACTCTTAAATGATTTGTAAAAGCTTTACACAGCTGAATAATAATAGAAACTGGAGCAAAGTAGTGATAAGGCTATATTCAGTCAATGTGGATCACATGAAATTTGGATGgcaacaccaacaatcattaaaTAGGTCTTAGGATTGAGGGGGGATCAAGTGAGAATGTTTTTCCAACTACTGGAAAAAGCCCAGGGTaaggtaaatggcaaatggactgcatttatatagcactttttccAGAGACTACGGCAACACAAAGGGCATTACaatgaatggtaaattaatgactctcattcacccattcatacacactcgcacaccaacggcaaaaggcaccaaccagcttgtcagggaGGAATTGGGGGTTTGACAACTAGCTCAAGGACACCAACTGCTGGTGACATTACTTACCAGTTTTGCCGGAGTTTTGATCTAGCGGTGAGTTGTCCAAGGCAGTCCATTTCTTCAGCCGGGACTGGGGCTCTTTATAACTAATACTGCCAATATCCAGATTGTTTACATTCAAGTTTGAATTCAAGCCTGCGGGAGGTGAGAAGGGCAGAAATATTTGGACCGtgaaacaatataaaaatatcaaCTTGGGGCAGGGAACACCAAGCTTAGCACATTCTGTCCGTGTCAACTTGACTAACTCTCCGAGGGGTGTGAGGGTGGACCCGTGGCACCCGGCCCAACACCCGGATCAGGTTTATGTTGCCAAGATATTCTAAAATATGACGGCTGGCCCCTGGTCAACTTGACAGACTATCAAAATTATATTCTGAACAGCTCACGGAAGACTACCAGAAAACATTTAATCTTTGCTTTGTTAGGACGGGGAGTGACAAGCTCACTATTGCCAAGCTGCATTAAAGCAGAAGCACCACACATATCTGCTAAGCACAATTTCATAAAACAAATACGCTTAACTTATTGTTGTTgaatttaaccctttcagtctcaaGAGCGCTATATAgcactcaagcgtaactacgGTAAAATTCCAAATGGCACTCTCGACCCAATAACAAAATGACCGCTGtattattgttttgagcccctattaagactgggaaggcggggggggggggggggggttgcagtgcAGTTAGACTGGCAGTAAGTAAAAGCAGGCTCATTCACCTCGTGCTGACACACAGTTGCTCTCGTGGCTGCCGAAGGTCCTCCCAGCCCGGGGGTGGATGGGGGAGCCGGGCGCGGCGTGGCCGTTGCTCTGTGGCGGGCTGTGGAAGCTGTGGCTGTGATTAGCGCCAGCCGGGGGGTAGCCGGGCGCGTGCTGCGCGGAAATCATGGGGTGCTTCGCAGCCTGGTGCAACAGAGAGTCGCCATGCCCTACGCTGGGAGGGGGAGCGAACCCACCTAGAGGGAAGTTACTGAAGGAGCCCAGGGCACTCTGCTCTTTCTGCAGCTCGGCCGCGTTCGGGGGCATGAAGTTCTCCAGGTATGACTTGAGGCCTGACTGGTGTAGCGATGAGGGCTGTGGGGAAGGCTGCTGCTTCATCATGGAAGGATCCAGGTGGCGAGGGGGCTGCATCATCTGCTGGGAGGAGCCCAGAGCTCGGCCCTGTAGGACACCGGCACAGTCAGTACATCCTTGCACAATTTCAGGTAACAACTACAAAAAATTCCGTTTTATGGGTTACACGATATATTCTTTGACAGGAACAGAGACAGAGGGTGCTGAGAAACTGGGACTGACAGATGCAGGAGGCCGATACAGGGAGAGAAGGCCCTACCTGGTGCTCCTGCTGCTGACGTCCACCGATGGGCATGTTCCTCTGGTTATGCACTTTCTGCTGTTGCAGGAGGAGGCGCTGTGGGACGAGCAGAGGCAGCGGCTTTTAACAAGGCTAACATGGATACCAGTCAACCAACCAGACACAACAGGTCCGCAAGGCACAACATGCAAACTACCAACTGTCCTGCATTACCGATTAGTACCAACCAAGATTAGAACTTTCCTCAACGGATGTGCAATGGAAGAAGCCGTACCTGCAGCTGGGAAAGCTGGTTTAACTGGGAGAGCTGGTTCAGCATAGCAACCTGCTGTGGCCCAAACAGAGGGTTCAAGCCTCCGTTACTGGGAGGATACTTCAACAATGATGCTGGAACCTGGGGAGATAGGGGGAGGCCAAAGGATATTGATTACACCCAAGGATAAACTCCATGGCAAGTGGTGCCCAGGTGGGTCCTTTGTGAAAGGCGTGCGGCTCAGGGGGGAGGCGTGCGTTACCTGAGGGGAAAGCAACGGTGGAGGCACTTGAGTGCGGAGATTAGGCTGCGATGAGTTCAGAGGTTGTGCTGGAGGCTGCTGGGTGCTCCTGCCTTGTGCTGCTGCATTACTGCTACCGAACATGGGATTAACATTCTGAAAGGAGAGGGTCAGAACCGTTAAAACCCGCCAGTAAGGAGCTCACGAGGAGATTAACAAAAGCACagcacaggggggggggggggggcatgcaaCAGGCATTCTCCACACTCTTTACAAACGCTGTCTGAACTCACCTGCCTGACCAAATTCAAGTTCTGATGGCTGGCCGCTGGCATGGAGCCAGGGCCTTGGTTAGGTAGTGTACCGTTTGAAGGGGGAAGCTTCATGTTTTGATTAGAGGAGTACTGTACATGTTGGGGCTCTTCTGCTACAATGCCATCTGggacagacagggacagagacagctgCAGCACGCCAGCCAGCAAGCAAAGAGGGCAGCAAGAGACGCGGCAGAGTGGGTCGCAAGAAACCGGAGGAATAGCCAGGACCGCCACCAAGAAAGAAAAACCAAGACAGGACAGTGGAAAGGACAGAAGGGCAAGGTTAGACTGATAAGCTCCTAACTACAGAGGCTCAAAGCTGCAGTGCCCAGGACGCATGGATGTGCCTTTTTTCCAGTTGGCTGCCTCAATTAACACAAAACCATTTCAATTGTTCCAACCAAATTAAAGCCTGCCAGCATGGGGGAATGTATGGATAGTGGCACACATGAAAACCCAAGAAGCCCTGCAGCTTTGAAGAGTtacagtgagaaagagaaagatgagGACAGTGATTCTCAGTGGTCTACATCTCCTTTGACCAACTGTCATTCCCTGTCACTCGGGTGAGTAGAATTAACCCCAGATCAGTGTGCAATGCTTGCATCTCTGTTAAAGCAGCTGATTAACATGCACTAATGACTAAAGGTTCCTCCCCATTTAGTGGGGAGGGGGCGTTACAGATAGGGGACATTCGTGCACAAACCAACTTCAACATTAGCTGTGTTACTGACCTTATCAAAATAGGGGCTTCGCTCCATGGAAGACTCTTTGGACATCTGATGGCGTGATacagggctctttccaatcacaCCATTGTATTCTCCCATATTTAGAACAGGTTTGTCCACCTCCATGCGCTTATCTGCCAACATCCCTGCAAAGAGTCCAGTTGTGAGCAAATCAGGCACGAGGAATTCCCCCTTCTAAAAGGTACCATTTTAAGAGTACAGATaaaagctaaaataaataaaaactcacCACCAGACATTTCCATCTTACTGTTCTTCATAGCTTCTTCAGATTCCCTCTGTAAGAGGTACACAGGTTTTAAATACACATATTCCATACATATTCTTTCAATTTGTTAAATAGCTCACAGTTAGCAAATAAACATAGGCTTCCGAGAAACCATAGAAATCAGCCGATGTATTAAAACAAGCCCTGAAATGCATAAAGAGGTCTTACTGGGAAATTCATGTTGTTGAACTGCTTCACAAACTGATTCATCCATGCATCATCTTGCTTGTTGCCTCCTTTATTGACCTAGAAAGAACCGATCAATACACAAAATCACAAAGAGAGATTGGCGCTGTATGTCTTTCAGGAACATCACCGGCAGCTCGTGTGCACAAGCTGTCTGCAGAAAAAGATCACTGCTTTTGTAAAGGCTGGAGATGAACAATAACAATTTGACTGTCTTCTAGTGGCCTTCCACTCCATTAAAAAGACTGAAGATGGCCAACGATGCCCCACCTTTGGAGGCATCTTCTTCATATAGGACCAGTTCCCTTGCTGGTTCATGTCCTGAGACGGGGTGTTGTTCCACATCCCgatctccacctcctcctcttcctcccaggTTGGATGGCGAGGTCCCGCCATGGGTGTCTCCTCACCACACCAGTTGTCTTGCATAGGTTTGGGCCCTGTTATCAAAGGAAAAGTAGAATAAAATGAAAGTTCAAAGTTATCCTATGGTAACATTTATCCCAATCCCGCCGAGATAAAGAATTATGTGCTAGCTAGGCTGTCGCTCTGTCCTAAAAATAGACCCAAAGAATCTCAAGAGAAATTTGTACTAATTTTCtgccataaaaaaataaaaataataataaaacattaccGAAATGTATAATTATGGCTCAGTTATTTTCCTAATAAACCTGGAGCTAAATGACAGAAAGATGTTTGGCAAAGAAATTGATTAAGAAAAGAACCACAACcacaatccaaaaaaaaaagaagaaaaaaaaaaaaaaaaagtgaagatCATACCAATGCCAATGATGCCGctcatcatatatatatatatccagttACAATGTTCTTGGCTTCACCATTTGAAATATAAGCCCTACAAGGCTCCACGGATAGCATGACCCACACATGAACTTTATGTTTAGGTTACCTAGGAATACGGTCCAGACTAAACAATAACATGGcatgttgtttattgtttacCCATCTCTTTGCTACCGAGCTACGACCATGAGTGCAAAACGGATGAGTATAGAGTGCAGCTCGAGCTCCATAATTCACTCGGACAACGAGACTGCAAGTTCGAAGGCCTAATTATATATTCAAAATTTGACATTTTCCTGAGATTTGAACGAgcttcattttcaaaaaataaagtgATAAAAAAGTGACAGCCCTTGTATGTGCCTGCCTTAGACTCACCAGGTTTGTGGGGAGCCTGCTGTCCCACTGTGGGGCCTCCCCAGCTGCCAGCATTGGCATTCTGCCTTCCAGGCTCTTCCCAGCCGGGCCCAGTGTCTACAGGCTTGCCCCAGGCTGAGGTGCCGTTGTCCACAGAGACAGGGGGCCCTGCAGACTCCCATGAGGACTCAGATTTCTGTGGGGCTCCATATGGCTCTCCCCACCCTACAGAGAAGAGGAACACAGCTCAGGGTTAGTAGGATGCACCTACTGTCAATTTTAACATCTTAACAACCCTCCCTACTGCTTAAGCAGCATTGGgaattaaaacacaaacatagaATGTATACAGGACACATGGTTTTAAAGTGTTTTCAGGGATATCTGGGCTCAAATTACAAGCCACCATATAGCCATTGGCATGGATGCACCGAATTCAGGCCTTAAtgccatttaataaaataattaatattaggCGCCTGTCCTCAAGCTACGTAGCAACAAAGGTGGGACAATATTTAAAATTACAATCTGAGTAGCAACCTCAGACCTGGAGGCATCTGAACTGGGCTAGGGAACAGAAAAAACACAGCAATGTCTGTGCTCTGTGAAACTCACATGGTGCTACAAGATCAGAAAATTAAGACTACTAATCTGATTAACTACCTCACCGCATCGACTACAGTCACCCCACTGCGCATTATACATTCTTCAAAATGACAGGAAATGCTCAGCTGCCATTTGGCATTGAAATAAACAGATCTGAACACGAAGTCAATATGCAGTCCTTTGTTCTCACAAATAAATCAGAGGCAGAGCATTAATGTAATAGAATTTATTGCACAGGCCTAACAGATTGTTTTCTTGAAGACATCAGCATTGCTTCTCTGTCAAATCCCTCTGAACTTCTGTTCAATGCCAACTTTTTGCAATAGCAATGAAGATAAAAGATAATCAAGcaattaataaacataaaaatggaCAGTTGCTTAAATTACTTTGGGGTTCACATGTGAGGTCTGTACATTGGAGGTGCCTGCTAGGGCACAACAAAAAGGGCTTAAGTGCTAAAACTTTATGTACTCAAGGAAATCCACAAACAAACCACTTCAAATGCTTATAAATTCTACGTTCACTTGCAAAAGCTTGATATTTACGGAAGTAATTCCACCTTGGAATCGACCTAACAACTTCTAaattacaagcccagttccctggAAGTTTGAATTTTCATGGATGCCTAACACTAAATGGAAATACTTCTGACTGGGCAATGCAATTATAATTATTCTAATTGTTGAAAAATAAGACTAGTGTTATCGCCATCTCAGCTGTGAGGAAGGAACTTTTCATTGGCTTAGGTTGCAGGTCTGGTATTACAGTGAACCTTGCTAAGGTCACAGTCCTTATCCATACATGCATGCTTGTGCAAGGTTTGTTTACTCCTATGCTCAGCTGAAATTTCAACCCAACTTTTGACCATTGAAGTTTTTCACTTTCAGGTTCCAACTCATGCTCTGGattcttcttttaaaaatagCCCTGTTCCTCTTCTGCTGCTCATGTTCCCACCATATGACTGCACCATCAGCTGGGATGAAACTCAAGTCTTTCCCTGTTTGGCTGGAACTAATTTCCATGCAAGCACTTTTCTTTTCCAGAAACATTGCATTCATAGCCTACACCTTTTCTGCCAAAAGacgcaaaatattttttgtatacATTTCTCAATGTTTAAGAATCTCATGACAATCTTCAGTAAACAGTTCTCCACCCCTAATACAAAGGCTActcaaaaataacattaaaaataactCATTTCCAAGATTGAAAAGATTGGCTCCTGATATTTTATTTAGCACATTCACATTCTAGCATTTTCTACAAGTATGTGccatgttttggattcaaaacgGCACATATAGCCATAAGTTTGCATCCAGACAGTATGAAAGGTACACAGAATATACATTTAAAGAGGAGCACTTACCCAAGTTACAAGGCTTGTCCTTGCTGGACACAGCATTTGGGGGCAGCACAGGCTGTGGTGGGTGCGGCTGAGGCTGCTGCGGAGGGGCCATCGGAGGATCCTGCTCGCCCCCGCCGTTCTTGTTCCACATGTTCACATTGTTGTACTTGTACTTGTTGGGGTCTCCCCAAGCTGAAGTACCATCATCGATCTCCATTTTGCGCCTGACAGACTCAGGTGAGGGCTCTTCCCAGCCTGTAGATTCCTCCTCTTTCAGGGTAGATGGCATTGGGCCCCCCTGCCAGCCAGAAGGTTTGTTCGGGGCAGGGGCCGCTGGCTGCGATGCAGGGACTCCCCATGAGGACTGCCCTGTGGAAGCATCCTGTGGCTTGCTGCCCCAGTCTGGGGTGTCACAGGGTTTAGCAGAGTCGCCCCATCCGGAACTGCAGTGACTGGGCTTGGGGGGCTCTCCCCAGCCTTGGCTCTGATTGCTGGTTTTATTAGGCTCTCCCCATCCTTGCTTGTGATTTGTCTTGGTAGGCTCGCCCCAGCCAGTCGGACCACCGCTGTTGGGAGTGCTGCTCCCTCCACTGCCGCACCAGTTGTTGCCTGTGCCTCCCCTGCCCTGCTCGCTCCAGCCAGAGCCCGAGCGGTCACTGTCACTGTCGCAGCCTGCCGATCCTGGCTTTGGGGGATTGCCCCAGTGATTCGCAGGAGGGGGATCTGCTCCCCACCCCTCGCTGCCTGGTGCAGCACCCCAGCCCTGGTTTGACTTCTGTCCTTCAGTCCATCCCTGTTTGACCTTTTGTGCATTGTTCCAAGTAGAAGAAGCTCTCTCATCCTTGACGCTTCCCCATGACTGATTGCTCTTTCCTACTCCCGTGGTAGCAGCGTTGTCCTCCCAGCCTCCATCACCACTGGGGCGTTTGGCTTCTCCCCAACCAGGGTCAGGCTTGGGATCAGACCACCCAGATACTGATGAGGTTCCTTTGCCGTTGGTGCCAGGACCGTCCCCCCACCCGCCTGAGTTAGGTGCCTGGGAGCCGGAGCCACCCCAGGCGTCTGTCCCATTGTCCGCCTTTTTCTCAGCGTTAGAGGCGGCCACAGTGTCCCAGGTTGTGTTCTGCCGGACTGGGGTCTGACCCCACCCGGTGTTGGAAAGGACTCGGGGGTCCAGGTCAGTCCTGGTGATGGGGGTCTGCACCACTTCCTGGGTATTGCCCCTCCTCCGGTTGCTGGTGTGCTGTCCATCTCTGTCCCCGCGGCTGCTCTCGCTGCTACCCTCACTGCCAGTTGATTTGGCCCATGTGCCGCCCTGATTGTTCAGTTGGGACGCCTGCCCGGCTCCCCCTTCACCCAGAGCATCGTCCTCCAGGGACATCCATCCGTTTGTTCCCTTCCTGCTCCCGGTTATGCCTTCATTGGAATGCTGATTGTTGCTCGGCAGGGTGTTCCATTCCCCGTTGGAGATCTTAGTGCCAGTGTTtgaagaggaggacgaggaggatgAAGACGAGGATGATGACGCGCTGCCCCAAGGGCGAGGGATCCCTGTGGGGCCGACACCATTCCCCGCTCCCCATGGCAGGTTCTGGGAGGCTGTGGGTGCAGagccccaccctcctccacgCACCCCcatgccattattattattattcttaaaaGTAGCGCTTGCAGTTGATCCATTGACTCCAGACTGCATTAGAGTTGCATTCACAGTGTCGCCAACAGTTTGGCCTTTAGGGACAGAGCATTTGTCTCCAGAGTAATTGGAGTCTTGTGGAGTTCCCCATGCTGAGCCATAAGACCCACTGTTTATTCCCTCGCTGTTGCCATGCTGAGAAATGGAAGTGCCATTAGAAACTGAAGAGGCCTGGAGCTGAGGCGAGCTCCCTGTACCCACGTGCCAGGCTCGGTGCCCTGTGGGAAGTTCATTCATCTGCATTGAACCAGTAGAGTTTGGTAAACTAGAGGTCATCATGTTAGTAGTGTTATTTGGTCCATTCAATTCAGTGTTAAGGTTTTGAGGTTGCCCGTTTAACGAAACCTTACTTGTACCATTGACTTCAGACTCTGTATTGTTGTCCTGGAGGCTGCCCCAGGGGGTGTGGGTGGAGAGGCCCATCTTAGAGTTAATACTCTGGCTGCTGGGCGTTTGACCTATGGTGCTACGTTGAGTATTGGTGCCACTGTTCCCATTCCCAACAGGCCCATGTGGATTATGCCCACTGTTTTCCAAAACAGGCCAGGCACCATGGTTGGCATTTGGGTTCAAAGTGCTTGGATTTATACCTCCATTGGTTGAGGAACCTAGGGTGCCCCATGCATTTAATTTACCATGGCTACTTTCGGGTAATTTGCCATTGGGATTCTCCCCAGGGCTTTGACATGTGCTTAGCATCGAGCCATGGGATAAGCCCCAGGGTCCCTTAATACTCCCATTGCCCACATTATTGCTGCCATTTGCAACCATAAAATGAGAACCATGTCCATTTCCTTGTCTATTGCCATTGCTGTCACCGCCAGCGCTCCCAGAAGCCATTATACTAAGGTTTTTCTCAGACCCAGAGCTTGAGGCAGAGTCAGCATCCATACATTCTGTGGCTAACTCTGGGTCACTACCAGTGATAGAAGGCCAGGCTTCCTTGTCGCAGCCGTCTACAATAACTTTATCCCAAGTGGTGTTTGAGTCACTGCCAGGAGAACCAGAACTCCAATGGGAATTTTCATAATGAGAGCCAAGAGCACTGTGATTCAACTCTGTggagacaaaaaagaaaaaaggaaaaacattaaaactcAAACAAATGTAGAATTATTAGGCCAGGATGCTGTTAAAAAATAACAGCAAAGCCAGAAACAGGACAACAATtacaaaaaggaaattaaaaagaTGAGGTCTAATGTTACATATATGAAAGCCATTAGAAGTAGTTTTGAGGACAGTGATCcagtagaaaaaaaagaaacaatataaaTTAAGACTTTGGGAACTGGATACCAAATATAAccaaagaaaattatttttttataaaattgaAACCAAAACACTTGACGGTCCATCATTAAATACTGATCTGCGCTTGCTCAAAGTCATCGCAGAGCTGACGGTGCATTTCTCCATGAGCAAACGGATGTGTGTGACGAGTTGGTGGGACACACAGCCTGCTGATCTACAGCACAAAAGGCCTTCCCCTGGAGCCCGAGCCTGGCCGGCACTACAGCGCAGCTGTCACCATTTTGTAGCAGCAGCGTGGGCTCCGCTATGTgcacaggggggaggggggaggggggaacaggAGCAGCAGCCAGAGAGCGTTCCCTTCTCAGAGCGCGATCCCCACAGCTCTGCAGCGGGGCTTTCTCCCAGAGACGCCCTCGTCCCCAGCGGCTGAACCTTCACACGCTGTCTCTTTCTTCTGACATCGCACCCGTAATAAGCTTCATTTCTGCTCGTCTTGCACACACTTTCCCGAGCGcaacaagatggctgccaagGTGCTCCAAAGCACACCCTCGTGCCAAGAGTGACATTCCCCTTCTCTGCCTCATTGCGAGCTGAAACTTTGAGCCTTCACTGCCAAATCCCTGCTACCCTGATCAATGACCAAAGCTCACTGCTACGCTCgcatactgtgtgtatatatatatatatatatatatatatatatatatatatataaataaatagaagagTTTGAAGCTTTTTAGGAAAAATTAAGGGCAGCTTCCACAATTAGTTGATTTTTGACATCTCACCAACCACAATGTTCACATTTGCAATGTACGATTTGCAGGGGTGAAATGTGCGCGAACGCATTTATGGGTCACATGCTACACTAAGAGTCCGTTTGACAAATGACTGGAGGAGTGCTAAACATTTTAGCACACAATTAGCTGCTACAGATGCTTTTCATCTCCTTTATGTCTGAGCAGCACGGGGAAACATGCCAAAGAACAACTGCTCCACCCCCcgaacacaacacagacacacattatgCTTCGCC from Conger conger chromosome 2, fConCon1.1, whole genome shotgun sequence encodes the following:
- the LOC133111630 gene encoding trinucleotide repeat-containing gene 6A protein-like isoform X4; translation: MPPIRDLASHSPNQTELNHSALGSHYENSHWSSGSPGSDSNTTWDKVIVDGCDKEAWPSITGSDPELATECMDADSASSSGSEKNLSIMASGSAGGDSNGNRQGNGHGSHFMVANGSNNVGNGSIKGPWGLSHGSMLSTCQSPGENPNGKLPESSHGKLNAWGTLGSSTNGGINPSTLNPNANHGAWPVLENSGHNPHGPVGNGNSGTNTQRSTIGQTPSSQSINSKMGLSTHTPWGSLQDNNTESEVNGTSKVSLNGQPQNLNTELNGPNNTTNMMTSSLPNSTGSMQMNELPTGHRAWHVGTGSSPQLQASSVSNGTSISQHGNSEGINSGSYGSAWGTPQDSNYSGDKCSVPKGQTVGDTVNATLMQSGVNGSTASATFKNNNNNGMGVRGGGWGSAPTASQNLPWGAGNGVGPTGIPRPWGSASSSSSSSSSSSSSNTGTKISNGEWNTLPSNNQHSNEGITGSRKGTNGWMSLEDDALGEGGAGQASQLNNQGGTWAKSTGSEGSSESSRGDRDGQHTSNRRRGNTQEVVQTPITRTDLDPRVLSNTGWGQTPVRQNTTWDTVAASNAEKKADNGTDAWGGSGSQAPNSGGWGDGPGTNGKGTSSVSGWSDPKPDPGWGEAKRPSGDGGWEDNAATTGVGKSNQSWGSVKDERASSTWNNAQKVKQGWTEGQKSNQGWGAAPGSEGWGADPPPANHWGNPPKPGSAGCDSDSDRSGSGWSEQGRGGTGNNWCGSGGSSTPNSGGPTGWGEPTKTNHKQGWGEPNKTSNQSQGWGEPPKPSHCSSGWGDSAKPCDTPDWGSKPQDASTGQSSWGVPASQPAAPAPNKPSGWQGGPMPSTLKEEESTGWEEPSPESVRRKMEIDDGTSAWGDPNKYKYNNVNMWNKNGGGEQDPPMAPPQQPQPHPPQPVLPPNAVSSKDKPCNLGWGEPYGAPQKSESSWESAGPPVSVDNGTSAWGKPVDTGPGWEEPGRQNANAGSWGGPTVGQQAPHKPGPKPMQDNWCGEETPMAGPRHPTWEEEEEVEIGMWNNTPSQDMNQQGNWSYMKKMPPKVNKGGNKQDDAWMNQFVKQFNNMNFPRESEEAMKNSKMEMSGGMLADKRMEVDKPVLNMGEYNGVIGKSPVSRHQMSKESSMERSPYFDKNVNPMFGSSNAAAQGRSTQQPPAQPLNSSQPNLRTQVPPPLLSPQVPASLLKYPPSNGGLNPLFGPQQVAMLNQLSQLNQLSQLQRLLLQQQKVHNQRNMPIGGRQQQEHQGRALGSSQQMMQPPRHLDPSMMKQQPSPQPSSLHQSGLKSYLENFMPPNAAELQKEQSALGSFSNFPLGGFAPPPSVGHGDSLLHQAAKHPMISAQHAPGYPPAGANHSHSFHSPPQSNGHAAPGSPIHPRAGRTFGSHESNCVSARGLNSNLNVNNLDIGSISYKEPQSRLKKWTALDNSPLDQNSGKTGAISSGLRLEDSPFGPYDFMNTSNSPVSPPGSVGDGWPNRAKSPHGSSNVNWPPEFRPGEPWKGYPNIDPETDPYVTPGSVINNLSINTVRDVDHLRDRNNGSTSSLNTTLPSNSAWSSIRASNYSGSLSSTAQSTSARNSDSKYTWSPGPVTNTSLAHELWKVPLPPKGITAPSRPPPGLTGQKPPSSWDSNSMRLGGWGGSDSRYTPGSSWGDNSSGRTTWLVLKNLTPQIDGSTLRTLCMQHGPLITFHLNLPHGNAVVCYSSKEEAAKAQKSLHMCVLGNTTILAEFASEEEISRFFAQGQSMTASPGWQSLGASQNRMGSMEASHPFPNRNDPNHWNGAGLSGGGGGDLHGTSLWGAPNYSSSLWGNPSSSEGRGLSSPSPINSFLPVDHLAGGGDTM